A window of the Methanofastidiosum sp. genome harbors these coding sequences:
- a CDS encoding DUF167 family protein: MREALKESRWGTLIDIEVVSNSSEFHIEYNEWSKRIRLKITSPAIKGQANKEIQTFFKGILGEVTIVKGEHNKKKSIFVNSSIEEVSNKLSKILK; this comes from the coding sequence ATGAGGGAAGCTCTAAAAGAAAGCAGATGGGGCACTTTAATCGACATTGAAGTTGTTTCAAACTCGAGTGAATTTCATATTGAATACAACGAGTGGAGCAAGAGAATAAGGCTAAAAATTACTTCCCCTGCCATAAAGGGCCAGGCCAATAAAGAGATTCAGACTTTTTTTAAGGGCATTTTAGGGGAAGTCACTATCGTAAAAGGCGAACATAATAAAAAGAAATCTATATTTGTTAATTCTAGTATAGAAGAAGTTTCTAATAAACTATCAAAAATTTTAAAATAA
- the top6B gene encoding DNA topoisomerase VI subunit B: MSETKVKHADEIFKSFKMQSVSEFFKKNAAMLGYTGKLRSLTTLVHEGVTNSLDACEEARLFPDISVYITEIGPEHYRVIMEDNASGIPLDYIPHVFGKMLAGSKAHRNIQSRGQQGIGVSGAVMYSQVSTGKPTEVVTSTGDKVINKVSIKIDVEKNAGEILSRETLKNPEKWRGTRINLEAKNLQYNRSKYGPYSYLKMTAIANPHTRILFVEPDGTKILFDRNVREIPKHPKEMKPHPHGSSADDILSMIKNSSATRVRTFLVSDFTRVSSKKVEEIEQLSGLDLDINPKKVDWEYAEKLVNAIKQITFMAPPTEGLIPIGADSVRLGLEGILAPEFVHTVTRSPQTYQGGIAFIVEAGIAYGGGAGNNGLDIIRYANRTPLIFDQGGCCITEAAKSIEWKRYGVKDENAPLTIFVNLVSTHIPYTSAGKQAIATEEEIYNEIRFALMDAGRALSRYLSGKRRASEKLTKKKTLLRYVIETSNALGSLVKAEDNSKIIKALTDIVEKKYDFEEANNGEEVTTVSEENDVEEVIENGQ; this comes from the coding sequence ATGTCAGAAACGAAAGTCAAACATGCTGATGAAATATTTAAGTCATTTAAAATGCAAAGTGTTTCTGAATTCTTTAAAAAGAATGCAGCAATGTTAGGATATACTGGTAAATTACGTTCATTAACAACACTTGTTCACGAAGGAGTTACAAATTCGCTTGACGCTTGTGAAGAAGCTAGACTATTTCCGGATATTTCAGTTTATATTACTGAAATCGGCCCCGAACATTACAGAGTTATAATGGAGGATAATGCTTCAGGGATACCCCTCGATTACATACCCCATGTTTTTGGAAAGATGCTTGCTGGAAGCAAGGCCCACAGAAATATTCAATCAAGAGGTCAACAAGGTATTGGTGTTTCAGGGGCGGTTATGTACTCACAAGTTAGCACTGGAAAACCAACTGAAGTTGTAACTTCTACAGGAGACAAAGTAATTAATAAGGTTAGTATCAAAATAGATGTTGAAAAAAATGCTGGAGAGATCCTATCCCGTGAAACTTTAAAGAATCCTGAGAAGTGGAGAGGTACGAGAATTAATCTTGAGGCAAAAAATCTTCAATACAATAGATCAAAATATGGCCCTTACAGTTACCTTAAGATGACTGCAATTGCAAATCCACATACAAGAATCCTTTTTGTCGAGCCAGATGGTACCAAAATTCTATTTGACAGAAATGTGAGAGAAATACCAAAACATCCAAAAGAAATGAAGCCGCATCCCCATGGAAGTTCTGCTGATGATATACTTTCCATGATTAAGAATTCAAGCGCCACTAGAGTTAGGACTTTTCTAGTTTCTGATTTCACAAGAGTATCCTCTAAAAAAGTTGAGGAGATTGAACAGCTTTCTGGCCTCGATCTTGACATAAATCCTAAGAAGGTAGACTGGGAATACGCTGAAAAGTTAGTAAATGCTATTAAACAGATAACATTCATGGCCCCGCCAACTGAGGGCCTAATACCAATTGGTGCTGATTCCGTTAGGCTTGGTCTTGAAGGTATTCTAGCGCCTGAATTTGTTCATACCGTGACTAGAAGCCCACAGACCTATCAAGGAGGTATAGCCTTTATTGTAGAAGCTGGCATAGCCTATGGAGGGGGTGCAGGCAACAATGGACTTGATATTATCCGTTATGCTAACAGGACCCCCTTAATATTCGACCAAGGCGGCTGTTGCATTACAGAAGCAGCTAAATCAATCGAGTGGAAGAGATACGGCGTAAAAGATGAGAATGCCCCACTCACAATATTTGTAAATCTTGTTTCAACTCATATACCTTATACTTCTGCAGGAAAACAGGCTATTGCTACAGAAGAGGAGATCTATAACGAGATTAGATTTGCATTGATGGATGCAGGAAGAGCTTTATCTAGATATCTTTCTGGAAAGAGACGTGCAAGTGAGAAACTAACAAAGAAAAAGACCCTATTGAGATATGTTATAGAGACATCTAATGCCCTTGGAAGCCTAGTTAAAGCAGAGGATAATTCTAAGATAATTAAAGCACTGACAGACATTGTTGAGAAAAAATATGATTTCGAAGAAGCAAATAATGGGGAAGAAGTGACAACAGTCTCTGAAGAAAACGATGTTGAAGAGGTGATTGAGAATGGCCAATAA
- a CDS encoding MBL fold metallo-hydrolase — MAKITFLGSGGGRFMTITQKRGTGGFYIEDRINIHVDPGPGAHLRSIQNGLDPRKIDALLISHCHTDHFNDVPIMVESMTGGMLKKEGYVIGSKSVIEGRDEFASIIFPYYRKNLKGVLSMIPGENIEIKGQKIEATRAKHSDPFGIGFKIFTDSGAISYTSDTEYFDGMENQYMGSRVMILNVTRPNGDRIPFHLTTEDAKNIVKKVNPEVAVITHIGYRMHLKGAEEERRYIQEGTGVKTLIADEGLKIYMNGQLSYQETVK, encoded by the coding sequence ATGGCAAAAATAACTTTTTTGGGTAGTGGCGGAGGAAGATTTATGACCATTACCCAAAAGCGCGGTACAGGTGGATTCTATATTGAAGATAGAATAAATATTCATGTAGATCCGGGACCAGGTGCTCACCTCAGATCAATTCAGAATGGGCTTGACCCAAGAAAGATTGATGCTCTTTTAATCTCACACTGCCATACAGATCATTTTAATGATGTTCCCATAATGGTTGAGAGTATGACAGGGGGAATGTTGAAAAAAGAGGGATATGTAATTGGTAGCAAGAGCGTCATTGAGGGGAGAGACGAGTTTGCTTCAATTATTTTTCCTTATTACAGAAAAAATTTGAAGGGAGTCTTATCTATGATTCCAGGAGAAAATATCGAGATCAAAGGACAGAAAATTGAAGCAACAAGGGCAAAGCATTCAGACCCATTTGGAATTGGATTTAAAATTTTTACAGATTCAGGAGCAATTTCGTATACTTCTGATACTGAGTATTTTGATGGCATGGAAAATCAGTATATGGGGTCTAGGGTAATGATACTAAACGTTACAAGACCAAACGGCGACAGAATTCCATTTCATCTTACAACTGAAGACGCAAAAAACATTGTAAAGAAGGTCAATCCTGAAGTGGCAGTAATCACACATATTGGTTACAGGATGCATCTTAAGGGTGCTGAAGAAGAAAGGCGCTATATCCAGGAGGGCACTGGAGTCAAAACTTTAATTGCTGATGAAGGATTAAAGATTTATATGAATGGGCAACTTAGCTACCAAGAGACGGTGAAATAA